TTACCATCCCAAACAGCAACTTCCTCTTATGcttcttctgttctttttatcAATGTAATGTACCTTTCTCCCCCTCAAAATACATGAGAGGATCCTTGACCATCCCCACCTCCAACTGCCCCTGACCTTCCATAATTAGTCCATCCCCAACTCCAGTCAACTCTCCTTCCTTTCTACTCTCAATCTCATCCAGATATGTTCACCCCCTCTTTCCTGGACCATCACAAGAGCATCCCCACGTGTCTCTCAGGACCTAGGCTTGCCTTCTTCCAAAAGGTCCTCCATCCGCTGCCAGAATCACACCTTTAAAATGCAGATCTGCTCCCCACAATTCAAGGGCTCTCATTGCCGTCAAGATAAACCCCAAATTCCCCAGTGTGGATGTAAGTCATTCTCAAACTACCCTCTGCCCACCTCGTCCTTCCTTTCATGCCTCACCTAGACTCTCATATTTGCACTTCCTCAAACTGTGTCCCTGCATCTTAGGGCCTCGGTCTTTGGGCTCTGCTGCCAGGTCACAGGCTTGTTACCTGAGAACCGCAGGTAAGCACACCTGTGGACTTACAGTCCTGGTCAGTGCTGATAATGGGGGCAGGATGTGTGACAGGGTCTATCCTGGCAAggcatcaaaatatatatattttttctaagtataaataaaaataacttctgtGAGGTTTTGAACAGTTGCAGCTTTGCAGGGACCATGAAAACATTCTAATCATCCACATAAGCTCTTCGTCCTCATTAGCCTTTGGTCACGCAGCAtgtttagttttcttcatacCTGAAATCTGGAATCTCCATCTGCTGCTGCTTTgcattgtttcttctttgttgttttattatCAGTAAGGCTGCAAGAGACAAAGCCTcaattctttctttgtctcaaGACGGCTTTCAGTCCCGGAAGCTGTGCTCTCCCTCTAAGGCAGTGCAAATTACACTGTCAATTTATGTCctaatttttcttgaatttacctcTTCATCTATTTCTCAGCTTCCTGTCACATACTTAATTGGTCTGGCTGATTTTTACAGACACTTCTAACaggccatttctttttcttttctttcttttttttttttaaacagtctaGTGAAAGTTTGCAGTGTGGTGTAGTGAAGTGTATTTTTTATGGGCGGAAAAGAACAGAGTGGTTTAAAGATTTCTCAAGAGAAAGTGGCGAGCTTAATGGAGTTTTGGATATGAGCTGGCCCTGCTTTTAGCCTGTGGCGGTTGGCTAAATGAGCCTTCTAGGAAGggtgtttgtgtattttctttctttagcttTGCAAAGATTAAGATGCTCTTGGAACCAAAGTCCCAGCTTATGTAGTTATCCTCTTCCTACAAGTGGGGCTGTTTGATAACCTTGGACCACTCCCGCTCCCgtccccctccagcccctccagggCCCAGAACCAATCGCAATCTGAGGCAGAGGAATTGAAGTAACTCTGGGACTCAGTGTTACCCTTGGGGTAGATCTGATCCTGATCTGGTGCCTCGATTCTAAAATTGGGCATCTCTCTTTTTCCCAAGATTTGGTCCCCACCTCAACAGGGGAAAAGGGCCTCTGTCTTGGCGTCCCTGGCCTGCATCTCTGTGCCCAAAGTATTGTCCAGCACTGAGGTTCTCCATGACTCAGGGCCTGCCTGCAATGGCCGACCCTCCTCTCAGATCCAAAGTCCTCTTCTTCCATCATGGCCTGGAAGTACAAGGGCCTTGCTGCTTGCAGACTGACCTTCCCTCATGAGTTATGCCTTCCTCCCCAATTGCTCAAGAAGTCCCTGTTGCTAGGGTCTGTTGTTGGTCCCCCCATATCCCTCAATTCCCTTGTGGAGCAACTGTTACCATCGTTTTTATGATCTCTTGTCTGTGCTCATACCTGCTGGATCCCATGCTCTGCCTGTGATAAGGGACTTTCCCCAGCATCTGTAGCTGTCCTTGCACACTTGCCACCCCCAGTGAAGGAGGAGTGCAGGGCGGGGTCCCAGGTTGCCCATCTCATTGCAATTTACAGGCCCTGTCGGTCTTGAGATGGGAGAAGTGGTTTTAAGGTCTTCATGGTCGAAAAGTTTAAGGACTTGATTGCTTTCAAgtctatttctactttttcagatcctttcctGATATAAGCTTTTCCTAAGATTATATCTGAATCCTGGCTTCGAGGTCAGGGCTGTGTGGACAAGACTCTGTCCTTTTCAAAAAAGGCCATTTGTAATGGAACACATCATGAGAATTCCTCAGGCTTAGCTCCCTTGCCTGCCTCTTTGTCCTCTGAGCTCTGTGTTAACCCTGGTTCCAGTGCTCTGCCCATCCAGAGCTGACACATAACTGTGACACCTAATCCAGCTCCACGTTGGCTTCATGGTCTGTGCATGCTGCCTGTACTATTTCTAGCATTTCAACTCTGTACTACCTGATTTGGGGTTTGATCCTTCTGTCTCGGCCCCGCCAACCAACAGAATCTCTAATTCTCTCTAATGTTAAGACAAAATCTCCAAGCTTCTGTTTTTGCTGTATTCCCTTTCCCAAGTCAGGCCtacagacttccagcctctatgTGATGATTTCTCTGAACTGTATCTCCAAGCCCAGCTAATGGCCTCACCATTCTCCCTGCAACCCAAGCTAGAAACTTCAGACTTGCTGGTGAGACTGAtcagaaggggagggagagccaTCATCTGTGCAATCAGAGCTAAGGCCCTGGAGTCATCTCAGAAATAGGATGTGACATATCAGCTTCGCATAGGAGAAATTTCATCCGGTCAGTCTACTCCTAGGCCTCAAAAAAATCAATTTACGCAAACCAGACTCACAGGGGTCTAAATTTTCacccacaattctttttttttttttaatttatttatttttggctgagttgggtcttcgttgctgcgcttgggctttctctagttgcggtgagtgggggctattctgcatcgtggtgtgcaggcttctcagtgcggtggcttctcttttgttgtggagcatggactccagGCACgtaggcttcaatagttgtggcacgcgggctcaatagttgtagctcgtgggctgtagagcacaggctcagtagttgtggtacatgggcttagttgctccgcggcatgtgggatcttcctggaccagggctcgaacctgtgtcccctgcattggcaggtggattcttaaccactgcgccaccagggaagtcctttaccCAGAATTCTGATTTGTATATTTACAATGGGCGATTTCACTTTACTGGAATCTTCCATTCACGAGCCACAGTCCACACTTCCGGAGAGGCCTGACTAAGCTGAGGGGTCATCAGAAGGTTCTCTGGTAGACTGAGAGCAAAGGAGTGGAGAAGGCTTCAGATAGTTTCACAATAAAAAGGTCAGAATAATCTGAGAGTAATCAGTGTTTCTGTAGAGTATACCTTTGTAGTAAACACCAAGAGGAGTGTACTTTTTACTTTCCATATGAATGTGAGAATTGAGGTCATCAACTCTTCCCTGCGGTCAGTGGGATAACAAACGTTGAAGCTAGATCATTCCTGCGCTGATTCATGTGAGTGGAGCAGCTAGGGAGCACTTACTCGGTGCCAAGTGCCCTGTAAAACTCTCTCTATCTCTCATGTAATCCTGACAGCAGCTCTATGAAACATATGTTACATATCCCTACtgtgggttgaattatgtcccccgaAAGATACGTGCAAGTTCTCACCCCAGGTTCCAAATAAGCACTGTcgtcttatttggaaataggatctttgcaggtatgattagttaagatgaggtcatattggattaaggtaGGTCCTAGGCCCAgcatgactggtgttcttataagaagaggagaagataCAGACACGGACACACAGTAGGAAGATGATGGAAAGATACAGAAGGAAAATACCATGTGACAGAGTCACGTGGCgtatgcatctacaagccaaggaataccatGGACTGGGGGTAACCgccagaggctggaagaggcaaagaactcttccctagagccttcaaaagaagcatggccctgctgacaccttgatttcagacttatgGCCTCCAGAacttgagaaaatacatttatgttgCTTTATGCCCCccagtgtgtggtactttgttaaggcagccctagaaaactaatacaatctCCATTTTTTACAAACAACATAATGGATGCCCAGAAATGCTCATTTCCCCAGTAGGAAATGCTTAGAACCCCTTGACTTCAGATACTTGAACCCTTGTTGACTGATCTGGCCCATTAAGTAGGgatcctcttctttttctgtcaAAACCATTTTCTAGATAAATTACATAATAACATCAGCATTTCACAGGGAAGATTTTGTAGAACATTTGTGGGATATTAGATTGTGTTAGTGTGCAAAAAAGTTTTCAGAGTCAGAAAAAGGAGGCATACTCTGTTAttaagaagactttttttttcttctaggaccTCTTAGAGCCTTTAACATGAGTTATGAATCTCCAAGAGAGGGACACTAAAGCTTGCTGTGTTTCTCAGGCTGATCTGAACACAGAAGCCTTTTCTTACACAAAGCATCTCGTGGAATTTGTAGTTTATGGAAGATAATTTGGGAAGTGCTGagttaaagaaaaaactttttttttttactttatttacatgCCAACCGTGTTTTCTGAGTTGCACCTCCACACGGGTCTCTGAAGGAGAATTGAAAAACATACTTACTGCATCAGAAGTATATTTACAAACCATATATTTTGGGTAGGTTAATTTAACTAATGTTTTACCATActtcttttagtttttagatCATTATGTGAATTCTCAGAGTCAGTGTCTTCTAGTCAAAGGCCTATAGGAACAAACCTGTAGTTGAACACAGTTGGGTTTATTGATTTGTGGTATCAATGCAGAATGCACACCATGGGAAATTAGGACATCTCAGAAAGAGAGTGTTAGGAAGGAATTATTATAGGATCTGTGCTTGTGTAATTTGGGGCTTAGATTCAAAAAAGCAGGATTTTGAAGCAATGAAAATGGTTATTAGTTCTTAGACTCTGAAAAACAGGGGTCCAGACTATCATAcccaaacaaagaaaataaccCCCCACACACAATCTACCTGTTTTTTCCTAGACATCCAGAAGGTTCCCCCTACCTCTGCAGTCATGGGCTGTTCTGTAGTGTTTATCTAGGTGAGGCAAGAAATGTTGAGTATAAATTTCTCTTTGGCcagcaaagaagaaattaagagcCATGTGATTATCCATGACAACTCTGCCTAATGAATTTACATTTAAACCAAGGCTTGGTCAAAGATACACAAAGCTGCACACTACTTAAAGTGGTAAGACAGGTTTTATTCAGTGATATACTATTGCAATAGGGAAAAGAGTCCAACATGAACTGAACTCAGAGCTAACTGGATGTTTTAAAGGgagagaatgaaggaaaggagaggggagtgAGCAGGGGCTCAGTAGAGCCAGGGAATTAAAAAATTACGGAAAGTAGagcttggtggtgcagtggttaagaatccgcctgccagtgcaggggcacgggttcgagcctgggtccaggaaaatcccacatgctgcagagcaactaagcccacgtgccacaactactgagcctgcgctctagagcccatgctccgcaacaagagaagccaccgcaatgagaagcccacgcaccacaatgaagagtagcccctgctcgccgcaactagagaaagcccgcgcacagcaaccaagacccaacgcagccaaaaataaattaatagaataaataaatttttaaaaaaattacagaaagtaGGAAGGGAAGGTTGATCCAAGTGAAAAGCATCTGGGTTTGCTAACTGGAGCTTATAGAAGTTAGGCTCTAACCTCTTTCCACAGAGGCTGGAGGCAGAGGCCCTGTGTCCAGGTATGGGctggaacaaacagaaaattcttTCAGCAGGCTTgagttttctcaggctatataaGAATGGGAGGGTATGGTCATCCTAGAGATGCAGCCTTGAGCTGTTAAAAACCATATTAGCACTTTTATGTTAGCTGTTATTCAAGTCTGTGTAGGCCAAGGTTGACACCTGGTTGAGAAGAGGACTCAGAAGAGCTTGGCTAGAGTTTGATCAAGAAGAGAATCTTTGTCAGCTTCCAGAGCAGAAGCTGTGTAATTGATGACCTTCTCCAGGGTCAGAGACAAGCTTTGGAGGATTCTCATTTGGGCACTGGGCAAAAGTCCCCCCAGTTTGAGGATTCAGcttcaaccaaataaattaatgtttattcTGCATTCCAGAAATTTATCATGAAATGTAATGAAGCATACAGTAAAGACATATAGTAAAAATATAAGCATACAGTCAAAGTGTAAGCATATAgtaaaatatagccaatattttttgaCTCACGTTTCAAAGAGAAGCTAGTATTTCTCTCTGTTTCATTAAAACCTGGGAAAATGTCAGCAGGAAGTAACTTtctgtatctgtttctttttaattcagcATGGAGAGAAAACCTGTGTCCTTAGCTCCGTCCATCTCCATATCAGAAATGGAACCCAACGGCAACTTCAGCAATCACAATAGCAACAGGAACTGTACGATTGAAACCTTCAAGAGAGAATTTTACCCCATCGTGTACCTGGCAATATTTATCTGGGGAGCCTTGGGGAATGGCTTTTCTATATATGTTTTCCTGCAACCTCATAAAAAGTCCACATCTGTGAACGTTTTCATGCTAAATCTGGCCATTTCCGATCTCTTGTTCACAGCCACACTGCCCTTCAGGGTTGACTATTATCTCAGAGGCTCCAATTGGATATTCGGGGACCTAACCTGCAGAATTATGTCTTTTTCTATGTATGTCAACATGTACAGCAGCATTTATTTCCTGACTGTGTTGAGTGTTGTGCGTTTCCTGGCAACGGTTCACCCGCTGCGGCTCCTTCATGCCACTAGCGTCAGGAATGCCTGGATTTTATGTGGGGCCATATGGATCTTTATCACGGCCTCCTCAACACTGCTGCTGAAAAATGGCTCTGAGCTGAAGGGCAATGTCACCTCGTGCTTGGAGCTGAATCCCAATAAAGCCACTAAGCTGAAGACCATGAACCACATTGCCTTGGTGGTGGGCTTTCTGCTGCCATTCTG
This region of Orcinus orca chromosome 18, mOrcOrc1.1, whole genome shotgun sequence genomic DNA includes:
- the CYSLTR2 gene encoding cysteinyl leukotriene receptor 2 isoform X2; this encodes MERKPVSLAPSISISEMEPNGNFSNHNSNRNCTIETFKREFYPIVYLAIFIWGALGNGFSIYVFLQPHKKSTSVNVFMLNLAISDLLFTATLPFRVDYYLRGSNWIFGDLTCRIMSFSMYVNMYSSIYFLTVLSVVRFLATVHPLRLLHATSVRNAWILCGAIWIFITASSTLLLKNGSELKGNVTSCLELNPNKATKLKTMNHIALVVGFLLPFCTLSICYLLIIRALLKVEVPELGLRPSHRKALTTIIIALIIFLLCFLPYHIVRTIHLVEWEVDKCKESLHKAVAVTLALAAANSCFNPLLYYFAGENFKDRLKSTLRKCHSQQTKCSFPVCVCG
- the CYSLTR2 gene encoding cysteinyl leukotriene receptor 2 isoform X1 — protein: MEDNLGSAELKKKLFFFTLFTCQPCFLSCTSTRVSEGELKNILTASEVYLQTIYFGMERKPVSLAPSISISEMEPNGNFSNHNSNRNCTIETFKREFYPIVYLAIFIWGALGNGFSIYVFLQPHKKSTSVNVFMLNLAISDLLFTATLPFRVDYYLRGSNWIFGDLTCRIMSFSMYVNMYSSIYFLTVLSVVRFLATVHPLRLLHATSVRNAWILCGAIWIFITASSTLLLKNGSELKGNVTSCLELNPNKATKLKTMNHIALVVGFLLPFCTLSICYLLIIRALLKVEVPELGLRPSHRKALTTIIIALIIFLLCFLPYHIVRTIHLVEWEVDKCKESLHKAVAVTLALAAANSCFNPLLYYFAGENFKDRLKSTLRKCHSQQTKCSFPVCVCG